One Dysidea avara chromosome 7, odDysAvar1.4, whole genome shotgun sequence genomic region harbors:
- the LOC136260607 gene encoding lamin-B2-like isoform X1 — translation MSDSETQSPGRQSPSRLSRIREKEELQNLNDRFAGYIDVVRQLKEQNLKLETELIAIKEQHGLGNEGIKALYETELADTRALLDETAKEKAKQQLLASKAGERVAELEDEVRKLKEEIIRLEAQLSTAEHNLTNADSQRQAALREKARLQKALTAAENQLAELRDELNEAKEALSTETLAKVDLQNHIQSLQEEMSFKQRTHAQELTALRERMTVMQSENTTLEVDFQHQLDSRLEQILDELREQSESDVQRYKQDMEEMYSGKIQKLESQSTNDSRTIGHLSGEMKKVNDALRNANGDLGKYQAMIDRLENTVRTKEEELSSERTRHQSSVTMYVSQLRDLRVDYEDKIKEYENLMDIKVALDQEIATYRSLLEEEEDRLKLTPTPRKKRTHAQTSVAIVERDSAKKRRRCEHDDVTSANVSTSASGFIQIVDVDHKGNYVQIKNMSDQTESIGGFRIHHHIEEEPEIVFKFHSKSRLQGGAVVTVWSAGAGVEHKPPTDIVWKSQSNWGEGANSTTTLHNSNGDIIATFTQRNEHTSTVTYTDVDDNTEATDSGSKSYDVTKATTAASSGTVAGSSYSSSYSSSSEGQQEHLFHKETAYRLTQKTQAKKSAV, via the exons ATGAGTGATTCTGAGACACAATCCCCAGGCAGGCAATCGCCTTCACGGCTTTCAAGGATCAGAGAAAAGGAGGAATTGCAGAATTTGAATGATAGGTTTGCCGGCTACATTGATGTAGTGCGTCAATTGAAAGAGCAGAATTTGAAGTTAGAAACAGAGTTGATCGCTATAAAAGAGCAACATGGCTTGGGCAACGAGGGAATCAAGGCGCTTTACGAGACAGAGCTCGCCGACACAAGGGCGTTACTAGATGAGACAGCTAAAGAAAAAGCGAAGCAACAGTTGCTCGCTAGTAAAGCTGGTGAGCGAGTTGCTGAATTAGAAGACGA AGTGAGGAAACTTAAAGAAGAGATAATACGACTAGAGGCGCAGTTGAGCACGGCCGAACACAACCTAACCAATGCGGATAGCCAAAGACAGGCTGCTTTGAGGGAGAAGGCCAGATTACAGAAGGCGTTGACAGCAGCTGAAAACCAACTCGCTGAACTGAGAGATGAATTAAATGAG GCAAAAGAAGCCTTGTCCACTGAAACACTTGCCAAAGTAGATCTACAAAACCACATTCAATCACTGCAAGAGGAGATGTCATTTAAGCAGAGGACCCATGCACAG GAGTTGACAGCACTGCGTGAAAGGATGACTGTAATGCAATCAGAGAACACCACATTGGAAGTTGATTTTCAGCACCAGCTGGATAGCCGGCTGGAGCAGATCTTGGATGAGTTAAGAGAGCAGAGTGAATCAGATGTCCAGCGGTACAAACAGGACATGGAGGAAATGTATAGTGGCAAA ATACAAAAGCTTGAAAGTCAAAGTACAAATGATTCACGAACCATTGGTCATCTGTCAGGCGAGATGAAGAAGGTTAATGATGCTCTAAGAAATGCAAATGGAGATTTGGGCAAGTACCAAGCCATG ATTGATCGACTAGAGAACACAGTGCGTACAAAGGAAGAAGAGCTATCCTCTGAGAGAACCAGACACCAGAGCAGTGTCACTATGTATGTCAGTCAGTTACGTGACCTACGAGTAGACTATGAGGACAAGATCAAGGAGTATGAAAACCTAATGGATATCAAGGTTGCTTTGGACCAAGAAATTGCCACATATCGTTCACTTCTTGAAGAGGAGGAAGATAG ACTTAAGCTAACCCCTACCCCACGTAAGAAGCGTACACATGCTCAGACCAGTGTGGCCATAGTGGAGCGTGACAGTGCTAAGAAGAGACGTCGTTGTGAACATGATGATGTTACCAGTGCTAATGTATCAACGTCAGCCTCAGGATTTATTCAGATAGTGGATGTAGACCACAAAGGAAACTATGTTCAGATCAAGAATATGTCTGACCAG ACTGAGTCCATTGGAGGGTTCAGAATCCACCACCACATCGAGGAAGAACCAGAGATTGTATTTAAATTCCACAGCAAGTCCCGTTTGCAAGGAGGGGCTGTAGTTACT GTGTGGTCTGCTGGTGCTGGAGTGGAACACAAGCCACCAACAGATATTGTATGGAAGAGCCAGAGCAACTGGGGAGAAGGTGCCAACTCCACTACCACTTTGCACAACAGTAATGGTGAT ATCATTGCCACATTCACTCAAAGGAATGAGCACACATCCACAGTGACATAtactgatgttgatgataaCACAGAGGCCACTGATAGTGGTAGTAAGAGCTATGATGTGACCAAGGCTACAACAGCAGCCAGCAGCGGGACTGTGGCTGGTTCATCGTATTCGTCATCATATTCTTCATCCAGCGAAGGGCAACAGGAGCATCTGTTCCACAAGGAA ACTGCCTATAGGTTGACCCAGAAGACGCAGGCAAAAAAGAGCGCTGTTTAG
- the LOC136260606 gene encoding MAU2 chromatid cohesion factor homolog — protein sequence MDNDKAINGLLAMAEYFRTQLQVKEAVHCLLAALELKPSPRVEMRSRLQLSLLLHHHTTNSSEAINHLEKVMVLGRSSGQVAELHEIRFEAASLMARIYAEQSSYQQAKSILRKVLDSSTHFPYWYLRLTLQLADMNACERDTNAVIITLSKAVEFSQLKGAVYTQLMCLLCKGSYLLSLKNYTEAGLLLNQCHTILGSYSGPHCTLLHSFYLVIQVAHLLSADQVKLAKPHLRLLQQKVKVLNSEPRPSNDQAELTANDFEWLSREHIFVLVYLVSSIHALSCGNAEKAVLYGEKALQLTAQQPDNVDLQVFNVLKSHVMETLISCKLVEGKFCESLSLLGEVLKCCHSHPKLTYSHRSSLHTLIGLYTLGTGNNLEQAVAQFHCALQHTNMEALRLYVSLNLAIAYMKIGPTREAELSALMSSIQPDQESLSQSLKAAAYYVKGLYSFTILKLHDAKHCLKETLAIASDADLNKLTASALVLLAQIYIVLGTRKEAKDMASPALEIAQKTKDVGLQLWAALLLADLQRMSGDLTGEATSRSLVNSVTKQMTKESSDCNAHPLNSCLLQWTTGEWPVARLPELHVHSNGTSELSSEENPVGSSTSLAAEKTATVTGGSTETLQGVPGSSYTQLHHIGSYPSPVQQVYPAQGHQHVGSQQVYQGNPVYQTNPNFVHQLQVNSTHQINPIHQLHPVQQGNPAYQVNAGQFTRYLHHYDPTQVNTSYSHSSSDVLRHQMEHLHATHPHPTHHYGNSGFSFKR from the exons ATG GATAACGACAAAGCCATAAATGGGTTGCTTGCAATGGCCGAATACTTTAGAACACAACTTCAAGTTAAAGAAGCTGTTCATTGCTTGTTGGCTGCGTTAGAACTCAAGCCCTCTCCACGTGTAGAAATGCGATCAAGACTTCAGTTGTCCTTGCTGCTTCACCATCATACCACTAACAGCAGTGAAGCAATTAATCATTTAGAGAAAGTG ATGGTGCTTGGGCGGTCAAGTGGCCAGGTTGCTGAACTGCATGAAATCAGGTTTGAAGCTGCCTCATTGATGGCTAGGATATATGCTGAACAG TCATCGTACCAACAAGCAAAGTCCATCCTTCGTAAGGTGCTGGATTCTTCAACACATTTTCCATACTGGTACTTGAGGCTGACCCTTCAATTAGCA GATATGAATGCTTGCGAGAGGGACACCAATGCAGTTATAATCACTTTGTCAAAAGCTGTGGAATTCAGTCAACTTAAAGGAGCTGTTTACACTCAACTGATGTGTCTGTTATGTAAAGGATCA TACTTGTTGTCACTGAAGAATTACACAGAGGCTGGACTATTGTTGAATCAATGCCATACCATTCTGGGGTCATATTCAGGGCCACACTGTACTCTGTTACATTCTTTCTACCTTGTTATTCAAGTAGCTCATTTGCTGTCTGCTGATCAG GTTAAGCTTGCTAAGCCCCATCTGAGATTACTACAGCAGAAAGTAAAGGTTTTAAACTCAGAGCCACGGCCTT CTAATGACCAAGCTGAATTAACTGCCAACGACTTTGAATGGCTGTCCAGAGAGCATATTTTTGTTCTTGTTTACCTG GTTAGTTCCATCCATGCCTTGTCATGTGGTAATGCTGAGAAGGCTGTTTTGTATGGCGAGAAAGCGTTACAACTCACTGCCCAGCAACCAGATA ATGTTGATTTACAAGTGTTCAATGTCTTAAAGTCTCATGTAATGGAAACTTTGatcagttgtaaactggttGAAGGAAAGTTTTGTGAATCTCTTAGTCTG CTAGGGGAAGTTTTGAAATGTTGCCACTCACATCCTAAGCTGACATACTCACACCGATCGTCACTTCACACACTCATA GGGCTGTACACATTAGGTACTGGCAATAACTTAGAGCAAGCAGTGGCACAGTTTCACTGTGCCCTACAACATACCAACATGGAAGCTTTGAGGTTGTATGTGTCACTCAACTTGGCTATTGCCTACATGAAAATAGGTCCAACCAGAGAAGCAGAG CTTTCAGCCTTAATGTCATCAATTCAACCAGACCAGGAATCACT GTCTCAGAGCCTGAAAGCAGCTGCATACTATGTGAAGGGACTCTACAGTTTTACAATTTTGAAACTTCATGATGCAAA GCATTGTCTTAAAGAAACACTTGCAATTGCTAGTGATGCAGACCTCAATAAACTAACAGCTTCAGCATTGGTCTTGCTAGCACAGATATACATTGTTCTGGGAACTAGGAAG GAGGCTAAAGACATGGCTTCTCCAGCTTTAGAAATAGCCCAGAAAACAAAAGATGTTGGTTTACAACTATGGGCAGCGTTACTATTAGCAG ACTTACAGCGGATGTCTGGTGATCTAACTGGGGAAGCAACATCAAGATCACTTGTTAATTCTGTAACTAAACAGATGACTAAAG AGTCTTCAGATTGCAATGCCCATCCACTGAACAGCTGTCTACTTCAA TGGACTACAGGAGAGTGGCCTGTAGCTAGACTACCTGAACTTCATGTTCACTCCAATGGCACCAGTGAACTGAGCAGTGAAGAAAATCCAGTGGGCAGTAGCACATCTTTAGCAGCTGAAAAGACTGCTACAGTGACTGGTGGATCAACTGAAACACTACAGGGTGTGCCTGGCAGTTCATACACTCAACTACATCACATAGGTAGCTATCCATCTCCTGTTCAACAAGTTTATCCTGCTCAGGGTCATCAGCATGTGGGAAGTCAACAAGTTTATCAGGGTAATCCTGTTTACCAAACTAATCCAAACTTTGTCCATCAATTGCAAGTTAACTCTACTCATCAAATAAACCCTATTCATCAGCTGCATCCTGTTCAACAGGGTAATCCGGCTTATCAGGTCAATGCTGGTCAATTCACAAGATACCTTCATCACTATGACCCCACACAAGTTAACACTTCATACTCCCATTCATCTTCTGATGTACTACGCCATCAAATGGAACACTTGCATGCCACGCATCCGCACCCAACCCATCACTATGGCAACTCTGGATTCTCGTTCAAACGTTGA
- the LOC136260607 gene encoding lamin-B2-like isoform X2: protein MSDSETQSPGRQSPSRLSRIREKEELQNLNDRFAGYIDVVRQLKEQNLKLETELIAIKEQHGLGNEGIKALYETELADTRALLDETAKEKAKQQLLASKAGERVAELEDEVRKLKEEIIRLEAQLSTAEHNLTNADSQRQAALREKARLQKALTAAENQLAELRDELNEAKEALSTETLAKVDLQNHIQSLQEEMSFKQRTHAQELTALRERMTVMQSENTTLEVDFQHQLDSRLEQILDELREQSESDVQRYKQDMEEMYSGKIQKLESQSTNDSRTIGHLSGEMKKVNDALRNANGDLGKYQAMIDRLENTVRTKEEELSSERTRHQSSVTMYVSQLRDLRVDYEDKIKEYENLMDIKVALDQEIATYRSLLEEEEDRLKLTPTPRKKRTHAQTSVAIVERDSAKKRRRCEHDDVTSANVSTSASGFIQIVDVDHKGNYVQIKNMSDQTESIGGFRIHHHIEEEPEIVFKFHSKSRLQGGAVVTVWSAGAGVEHKPPTDIVWKSQSNWGEGANSTTTLHNSNGDIIATFTQRNEHTSTVTYTDVDDNTEATDSGSKSYDVTKATTAASSGTVAGSSYSSSYSSSSEGQQEHLFHKEVDPEDAGKKERCLVS from the exons ATGAGTGATTCTGAGACACAATCCCCAGGCAGGCAATCGCCTTCACGGCTTTCAAGGATCAGAGAAAAGGAGGAATTGCAGAATTTGAATGATAGGTTTGCCGGCTACATTGATGTAGTGCGTCAATTGAAAGAGCAGAATTTGAAGTTAGAAACAGAGTTGATCGCTATAAAAGAGCAACATGGCTTGGGCAACGAGGGAATCAAGGCGCTTTACGAGACAGAGCTCGCCGACACAAGGGCGTTACTAGATGAGACAGCTAAAGAAAAAGCGAAGCAACAGTTGCTCGCTAGTAAAGCTGGTGAGCGAGTTGCTGAATTAGAAGACGA AGTGAGGAAACTTAAAGAAGAGATAATACGACTAGAGGCGCAGTTGAGCACGGCCGAACACAACCTAACCAATGCGGATAGCCAAAGACAGGCTGCTTTGAGGGAGAAGGCCAGATTACAGAAGGCGTTGACAGCAGCTGAAAACCAACTCGCTGAACTGAGAGATGAATTAAATGAG GCAAAAGAAGCCTTGTCCACTGAAACACTTGCCAAAGTAGATCTACAAAACCACATTCAATCACTGCAAGAGGAGATGTCATTTAAGCAGAGGACCCATGCACAG GAGTTGACAGCACTGCGTGAAAGGATGACTGTAATGCAATCAGAGAACACCACATTGGAAGTTGATTTTCAGCACCAGCTGGATAGCCGGCTGGAGCAGATCTTGGATGAGTTAAGAGAGCAGAGTGAATCAGATGTCCAGCGGTACAAACAGGACATGGAGGAAATGTATAGTGGCAAA ATACAAAAGCTTGAAAGTCAAAGTACAAATGATTCACGAACCATTGGTCATCTGTCAGGCGAGATGAAGAAGGTTAATGATGCTCTAAGAAATGCAAATGGAGATTTGGGCAAGTACCAAGCCATG ATTGATCGACTAGAGAACACAGTGCGTACAAAGGAAGAAGAGCTATCCTCTGAGAGAACCAGACACCAGAGCAGTGTCACTATGTATGTCAGTCAGTTACGTGACCTACGAGTAGACTATGAGGACAAGATCAAGGAGTATGAAAACCTAATGGATATCAAGGTTGCTTTGGACCAAGAAATTGCCACATATCGTTCACTTCTTGAAGAGGAGGAAGATAG ACTTAAGCTAACCCCTACCCCACGTAAGAAGCGTACACATGCTCAGACCAGTGTGGCCATAGTGGAGCGTGACAGTGCTAAGAAGAGACGTCGTTGTGAACATGATGATGTTACCAGTGCTAATGTATCAACGTCAGCCTCAGGATTTATTCAGATAGTGGATGTAGACCACAAAGGAAACTATGTTCAGATCAAGAATATGTCTGACCAG ACTGAGTCCATTGGAGGGTTCAGAATCCACCACCACATCGAGGAAGAACCAGAGATTGTATTTAAATTCCACAGCAAGTCCCGTTTGCAAGGAGGGGCTGTAGTTACT GTGTGGTCTGCTGGTGCTGGAGTGGAACACAAGCCACCAACAGATATTGTATGGAAGAGCCAGAGCAACTGGGGAGAAGGTGCCAACTCCACTACCACTTTGCACAACAGTAATGGTGAT ATCATTGCCACATTCACTCAAAGGAATGAGCACACATCCACAGTGACATAtactgatgttgatgataaCACAGAGGCCACTGATAGTGGTAGTAAGAGCTATGATGTGACCAAGGCTACAACAGCAGCCAGCAGCGGGACTGTGGCTGGTTCATCGTATTCGTCATCATATTCTTCATCCAGCGAAGGGCAACAGGAGCATCTGTTCCACAAGGAA GTTGACCCAGAAGACGCAGGCAAAAAAGAGCGCTGTTTAGTATCCTAG
- the LOC136260616 gene encoding adenylate kinase isoenzyme 6-like translates to MASGITRTRPNILVTGTPGTGKSITCCEVADKTGYRHIDVGEVAKENRFYEGYDEQYQCPILDEDKVLDELEDQMCEGGNLLEYHSCEFFPERWFDAVFVLRTDNGILYDRLEKRGYKGKKLTDNVQCEIFQTISEEAKQNYDHNIIYELTSNTPEQIDANVDAICVWMEQWKTPR, encoded by the exons ATGGCAAGTGGCATAACCCGCACCAGGCCTAATATTTTAGTGACTGGTACTCCAGGGACTGGCAAGAGTATTACTTGTTGTGAGGTAGCTGATAAGACTGGCTATAGGCACATTGATGTGGGTGAGGTAGCTAAGGAGAATCGTTTCTATGAAGGATACGACGAGCAATACCAATGCCCCATACTAGATGAAGATAAG GTGCTAGATGAATTAGAGGACCAGATGTGTGAAGGAGGAAACCTGTTAGAATATCACTCATGTGAATTCTTCCCTGAGAGATGGTTTGATGCAGTATTTGTACTGAGAACAGACAATGGTATTCTATATGACAGGCTTGAAAAACG GGGGTACAAAGGCAAGAAGTTAACAGATAACGTTCAGTGTGAGATATTTCAGACAATTTCAGAAGAAGCAAAGCAGAATTATGATCACAATATAATTTATGAATTGACTAGTAACACACCAGAACAAATTGACGCTAATGTTGATGCTATATGTGTGTGGATGGAACAATGGAAAACACCACGTTAA
- the LOC136260610 gene encoding tRNA pseudouridine synthase Pus10-like: MEEANDIQSNNESIIDLCADCKTRFGLVVKDANGEPPAKRVRENSVITCCQACFGLSSKIEEVVAQVETEYRSSGYQSVNTFVLCVSIRSLALLVYQPAIWHYYLGKDGYELGHSTPPPTMTIKNYLKAKLSQKLEDVLHLRHSADSPFEVTVVVDATAPGEVNTLLRSLQDKQQVKKKKMSKEFSLTEIANLLPNVTAAELQQSNLCPPPVITSCDVTVTFYHQPLFIGGRYNKFSRELSQSPWIVDGVKKTEYSVQELIVPAVQQKFGCKDIKFSSSGREDSDVKMLSNGRPFLLELSEPKVGCAGYTTHILSEVERTINDSSLDLIRVRNLKSVSKERTAAIKQGEENKRKYYSALVATTQPITPDQLCCLNDMKELVISQKTPIRVLHRRPLIARQKTIHSMKTQCINEQHFLLHLCTSAGTYIKEFVHSDFGRTVPSLCSILKQQVNIINLDVEEVEMDWP, translated from the coding sequence ATGGAAGAAGCGAATGACATCCAAAGCAATAATGAAAGCATCATTGATTTATGCGCAGACTGCAAGACTAGGTTTGGTTTAGTGGTTAAAGACGCGAACGGTGAGCCTCCAGCTAAGAGAGTAAGGGAAAATAGCGTGATCACATGCTGTCAAGCCTGCTTTGGACTATCAAGTAAAATAGAAGAAGTGGTAGCTCAAGTCGAAACCGAGTATCGATCATCTGGCTACCAGTCGGTAAACACGTTTGTACTGTGTGTCTCAATTCGTTCACTGGCCCTGCTAGTGTACCAACCAGCTATTTGGCATTACTACCTTGGTAAAGATGGATACGAGTTGGGACACAGCACCCCTCCACCTACCATGACCATTAAGAATTATCTTAAAGCGAAGTTGAGTCAGAAACTGGAGGATGTATTACATTTAAGGCACAGTGCTGACAGTCCCTTTGAAGTAACAGTTGTTGTTGATGCTACTGCCCCTGGTGAGGTGAACACGTTGTTGCGCTCCTTACAAGACAAGCAGCAAGTAAAAAAGAAGAAAATGTCAAAAGAGTTTTCGTTAACTGAAATTGCTAATCTGCTGCCAAATGTGACAGCTGCAGAATTACAGCAAAGTAATTTGTGTCCTCCGCCAGTTATCACCTCATGTGACGTTACTGTTACGTTTTACCATCAACCTCTTTTCATTGGTGGTCGTTACAATAAATTTTCTCGGGAGCTGAGCCAGTCTCCTTGGATTGTGGATGGTGTAAAGAAGACCGAGTATTCAGTACAAGAGCTTATTGTGCCTGCTGTACAACAAAAATTTGGTTGTAAAGATATTAAATTTTCATCATCTGGCCGAGAAGATTCTGATGTCAAAATGTTGAGTAATGGCAGACCATTTTTACTGGAGCTTTCAGAGCCCAAGGTAGGCTGTGCAGGATATACTACTCACATCTTATCAGAAGTGGAGCGGACCATTAATGATAGCAGTCTTGATTTGATCCGAGTCAGAAATTTGAAGTCGGTGAGTAAAGAAAGGACAGCTGCAATTAAGCAGGGAGAAGAAAATAAGAGGAAATATTATTCAGCTCTTGTGGCGACTACCCAGCCTATAACACCTGATCAATTGTGTTGTTTAAATGACATGAAGGAGCTGGTTATATCACAGAAAACACCTATACGAGTGCTACATCGCAGGCCTCTAATAGCTCGACAAAAGACCATTCATTCCATGAAGACACAGTGTATAAATGAACAACATTTTCTACTTCATCTTTGTACATCTGCTGGGACATACATCAAAGAGTTTGTTCATAGTGACTTTGGTAGAACTGTACCCAGTCTGTGCAGTATTCTGAAACAGCAAGTGAATATAATCAATCTTGATGTGGAAGAAGTTGAAATGGACTGGCCATAG
- the LOC136260608 gene encoding ADP-dependent glucokinase-like, whose product MASDIWSISGLIIVAGLLLFFYHDNGDVVEIANNWEKIISLPKRISKRIAIGLNVNLDLIVSGTKLLEELGEKPCNVISDQPVLDNLDHVQQCLAYSMQNCAGLERFFSNRSLFGVITDAAEKIDHEYFIGGNAALMAEKLVELSSKETTILLAGPIGTKLKQLLNPAIQTLEVKSSVQDEIHLILEYAKHEKWGTATATCANRIIFSHDISNSELSTLEELETHLKHFHPDLLVLAGAHLLDRYNEQFYKQRISRIATGLHNIPEHVPVHIELASTANMKFCELLSRTLLPLVDSVGLNEQELQFIAHSNAYPMKKSVEGFKAPEIGYLADLLYWMLTSHAGRLSRVHMHSLTFHIIAVVSDKWDNTESSVAAGARIAGLQACNLTQFSDDDFSLLVPQIISFSVDDEKLRRSPVIFSRDKPVLSWRRKDILFYFTPVLVCNQPVKTVGLGDAISSTALLHTQLQTNVV is encoded by the exons ATGGCGAGCGATATTTGGAGTATCAGTGGTCTCATTATAGTCGCAGGACTGCTATTATTCTTTTATCACGATAACGGAGATGTGGTAGAGATCGCGAACAACTGGGAGAAGATCATTTCATTACCGAAAAGAATTTCAAAAAGGATCGCGATCGG GTTAAATGTTAATTTGGACTTGATCGTATCAGGAACCAAATTATTAGAGGAACTAGGAGAGAAGCCATGTAACGTGATCTCTGATCAACCTGTGCTGGACAATCTTGATCACGTGCAGCAATGTTTAGCTTACTCCATGCAGAATTGTGCAGGCTTGGAACGTTTCTTCAGCAACAGGTCTCTGTTTGGAGTGATAACTGATGCAGCAGAAAAGATAGATCACGAG TATTTTATTGGTGGCAACGCTGCTTTGATGGCAGAGAAATTGGTGGAATTATCTAGCAAAGAAACAACG ATATTGCTAGCTGGGCCTATTGGTACTAAGCTAAAACAACTACTAAACCCTGCTATACAAACACTAGAAGTAAAGTCCTCAGTACAAGATGAAATACATTTAATACTGGAGTATGCCAAACATGAGAAATGGGGAACAGCAACTGCGACGTGTGCCAACAGGATAATCTTCTCCCATGACATCAGTAATTCTGAGCTATCTACTCTAGAGGAGTTAGAAACACATCTAAAACACTTCCATCCTGACTTGCTAGTATTAGCTGGAGCTCACCTGTTGGATCGATACAATGAACAGTTCTACAAACAGAGGATATCTCGCATTGCTACAGGTCTACATAACATTCCAGAACACGTTCCTGTTCACATTGAACTAGCCAGTACAGCCAACATGAAGTTCTGTGAACTACTCTCTCGTACATTACTACCACTTGTTGATTCAGTTGGTCTCAATGAACAAGAACTTCAGTTTATTGCTCACAGCAATGCCTATCCAATGAAGAAAAGCGTTGAAGGGTTTAAAGCTCCTGAGATAGGTTACTTGGCAGATCTGCTATATTGGATGCTCACGTCACATGCAGGACGATTATCACGTGTACACATGCATTCACTAACATTTCACATAATAGCTGTTGTATCTGACAAATGGGACAATACTGAGTCATCTGTTGCAGCTGGAGCAAGGATTGCTGGCTTACAAGCATGTAACTTGACCCAGTTCAGTGATGATGACTTTTCCTTGTTGGTCCCACAAATTATAAGTTTTTCTGTTGATGATGAAAAGCTACGCAGGTCACCAGTCATCTTCAGTAGAGACAAACCAGTTTTATCTTGGAGAAGAAAAGATATTCTATTTTATTTTACTCCAGTGTTGGTGTGCAATCAGCCCGTTAAAACAGTGGGGCTTGGAGATGCTATTTCGTCTACTGCTCTACTGCACactcaattacaaacaaatgttGTTTAG
- the LOC136260612 gene encoding secretory carrier-associated membrane protein 1-like, giving the protein MSDFSGNPFADTDDVNPFADPAVTAVTTNTQAEEYNPFADQPPPTPEPIRIPPPPSKQEMQTKNKRPSGPSAPPAPTPAVIEAQQYPQPPAYTQPPGIPEDDEFRRREEDIASKEAALEERERNLQRLGPQRRENNFPPLPSGCPIKPCFYHDISAEIPPSQRLIVRALLGLWIYTISLLTYNLIVAIAGAIAAGTKHDDSYLTTMGFAIAYFILFIPGSMVCWYIPVYRAYRSDSSLAYMWFFFVFCFQIISYAFNCIGFPKTGGCGFWNGAVVFDEGAAVGAMFIICAILWALAIPFSVFLFLRVHRYYRSSGASLQKAQQEAYAAAASNKTLQRAGKKAVVTAATNKTVQQGVATGLQSAAQSAVAQ; this is encoded by the exons ATGTCAGATTTCAGTGGTAATCCGTTCGCCGATACTGACGATGTTAATCCTTTTGCT GACCCTGCGGTGACAGCAGTCACGACAAACACGCAGGCAGAGGAGTATAATCCTTTTGCTGACCAGCCGCCACCGACTCCTGAG CCAATCAGGATTCCTCCTCCACCATCCAAACAAGAAATGCAGACAAAAAATAAGAGGCCTAGTGGACCATCAGCTCCACCTGCCCCCACTCCTGCTGTGATAGAGGCTCAACAATACCCACAACCACCAGCTTAT ACACAACCTCCTGGAATTCCAGAAGATGATGAGTTTCGTCGTCGTGAAGAG GATATTGCTAGTAAAGAGGCAGCTTTGGAGGAGAGGGAAAGAAACTTACAAAGATTGGGACCACAAA GACGGGAGAACAACTTTCCACCACTACCCTCTGGTTGTCCCATTAAGCCATGTTTTTATCATGACATCTCCGCGGAGATACCTCCCAGTCAACGATTGATAGTACGAGCACTACTCGGCTTATGGATTT ATACCATCTCTCTGCTTACCTACAACTTAATTGTGGCCATTGCTGGAGCTATTGCAGCCGGCACTAAACATGATGATTCCTACCTGACCACTATGGGATTTGCTATTGCTTATTTTATACTATTCATTCCAGGATCCATGGTCTGTTGGTACATTCCTGTATACCGAGCATACAG GAGTGACAGCTCACTGGCATACATGTGGTTTTTCTTTGTGTTCTGTTTTCAAATTATCAGTTACGCTTTTAACTGCATTGGCTTTCCAAAAACTGGTGGATG TGGCTTCTGGAATGGAGCAGTTGTGTTTGATGAAGGTGCTGCTGTTGGTGCCATGTTCATAATTTGTGCAATTCTGTGGGCTCTTGCTATCCCATTCTCCGTATTTCTATTTTTGAGG GTACATAGATACTACCGTTCATCTGGTGCTAGTCTACAGAAAGCTCAGCAAGAAGCTTATGCTGCTGCAGCTTCAAACAAGACTCTCCAGAGAGCAGGAAAGAAGGCAGTAGTGACTGCAGCTACCAACAAGACCGTACAGCAAGGTGTTGCAACTGGTCTCCAATCTGCTGCTCAGTCTGCGGTAGCACAGTAA